A genomic region of Fluviispira vulneris contains the following coding sequences:
- the tsaD gene encoding tRNA (adenosine(37)-N6)-threonylcarbamoyltransferase complex transferase subunit TsaD codes for MQNTILAIESSCDETAVSIIKIKKNTQGQIVSLNILAHEVESQTEIHAPFGGVVPEVAARDHLAKIYDIAHKALNVSKLKKTDLTAIAVTMGPGLIGALMVGVLFARGLAMSLNIPLISVNHVDAHLAPVLLLKQFSPKDDLRAWHDVEVVSFPALALTVSGGHCHLSLLESPNDRKILGKCLDDACGEAFDKVAKLLGLAYPGGPLIEDLAKQAEKSGNTNDFTYPSKPANKDNRYNFSYSGIKTAVMESIRKETGIKKGKITGKDLSKEKKQSIAYAFQQAALSQLLNRVENALEDFPEIKTVLVAGGVAQNKKFKSLFAKLNKPTFFAPPSLCSDNATMIALQAALSENTDGFTQHPFAKYT; via the coding sequence ATGCAAAATACAATTCTCGCTATTGAAAGTTCTTGTGACGAAACAGCTGTTTCAATCATCAAAATTAAAAAAAATACACAAGGACAAATTGTTTCTTTAAATATTCTTGCCCACGAAGTTGAATCTCAGACGGAAATACACGCTCCTTTTGGCGGTGTTGTTCCTGAAGTTGCTGCGCGCGATCATTTAGCTAAAATCTATGATATCGCTCATAAAGCCCTCAATGTTTCCAAATTAAAAAAAACCGATCTCACAGCTATTGCGGTGACAATGGGGCCTGGGCTTATTGGTGCTCTCATGGTTGGGGTTTTATTTGCCCGTGGTCTTGCCATGTCCCTCAATATCCCACTTATTTCAGTCAATCACGTCGATGCCCACCTTGCTCCCGTGCTCTTATTAAAACAATTTTCTCCAAAAGATGACTTACGCGCATGGCATGATGTCGAAGTTGTTTCGTTTCCTGCCCTTGCATTGACCGTCAGTGGTGGGCATTGTCATTTAAGTTTATTAGAATCACCTAATGATAGAAAAATATTAGGTAAGTGCCTCGATGACGCTTGTGGAGAAGCTTTCGATAAAGTTGCAAAATTGCTTGGTCTCGCTTATCCAGGGGGCCCATTAATAGAAGATCTTGCCAAACAAGCTGAAAAGTCTGGCAACACAAATGATTTTACTTATCCTTCGAAACCTGCGAATAAAGACAATCGCTACAACTTTAGTTACAGTGGAATTAAAACTGCAGTAATGGAATCCATTCGTAAAGAAACAGGCATTAAAAAAGGAAAAATTACAGGTAAAGATCTTAGCAAAGAAAAAAAACAATCCATTGCCTATGCATTTCAACAGGCAGCTCTTAGTCAATTGCTCAATCGAGTTGAGAATGCTCTGGAAGATTTTCCTGAAATCAAAACAGTGCTTGTTGCTGGTGGAGTTGCGCAAAATAAAAAATTCAAATCTCTTTTTGCAAAATTAAATAAGCCAACATTTTTTGCTCCACCTTCTCTCTGTTCCGACAATGCGACTATGATTGCTCTACAAGCAGCATTGAGTGAAAACACAGATGGGTTCACACAACATCCTTTTGCGAAATACACATAA
- a CDS encoding M15 family metallopeptidase gives MKILNLILFSSVVTNFCNSAYSQTQTTLIFDSKIDNIPEEIQKNMQKYTWNPSCPVSLGELKYLSLSFYGFDNNIHKGHLIVHKEVATEVVSIFEELFKNKFPIEKMQIMDDFKGDDDLSMTENNTSAFNCRSVTGKPGIFSVHSYGRAIDINPKINPYVKGNLVLPKNGKEFIDRTLTSPGIIKLNDFTYKTFNKKGWKWGGLWKSIKDYQHFEKPISKKN, from the coding sequence GTGAAGATTTTAAATTTAATATTATTCAGCTCAGTTGTAACTAATTTTTGCAATAGCGCTTATTCACAAACACAAACTACACTGATTTTTGATTCAAAAATTGATAACATTCCTGAAGAAATTCAAAAAAATATGCAAAAATACACATGGAATCCCAGTTGCCCTGTTTCATTGGGAGAATTAAAATATTTAAGTCTATCTTTTTATGGATTTGACAATAATATTCATAAGGGACATTTAATAGTTCATAAAGAAGTAGCCACCGAAGTTGTCAGTATATTTGAAGAACTATTTAAAAATAAATTTCCAATCGAAAAAATGCAGATAATGGATGATTTTAAAGGTGATGATGATTTATCTATGACAGAAAATAATACTTCCGCTTTTAATTGCCGATCTGTAACAGGAAAACCAGGAATTTTTTCTGTTCATAGCTATGGGAGAGCTATAGACATAAACCCCAAAATAAATCCCTATGTAAAAGGAAATCTTGTTTTACCAAAAAATGGAAAAGAGTTTATAGATCGCACATTGACTTCACCAGGGATAATAAAGTTAAATGATTTTACATATAAAACATTTAATAAAAAAGGTTGGAAATGGGGAGGTTTATGGAAATCTATAAAGGATTATCAACATTTTGAAAAACCAATTTCTAAGAAAAATTAA
- a CDS encoding motility protein A, producing MELSSIIGPILGGVAVIGTAVLKGLSPGMLWGGSAAMIVGVGAIAAVMTAYPMKDVVFSFKSLGLFLNGPKMDSEGAISSIERLAQMARKDGVLALEKEIDKLEDPLMKKGIEMVSMNTEAQIIENILLSEIDMMYEEEEIAAKFWEDMGAFAPTIGILGAVLGLMVVMLNLDNPPEIGPGIKTAFIATLYGVALANLFALPAGKKIKRMCHHKKVFREMVATGIIGIAQGTAPKVLVERLHGMVHH from the coding sequence ATGGAACTTTCTAGTATTATTGGACCAATTCTAGGCGGAGTCGCTGTCATAGGGACAGCGGTCTTAAAAGGTCTTTCCCCAGGAATGCTATGGGGTGGGTCCGCTGCCATGATCGTGGGAGTTGGCGCTATTGCTGCTGTTATGACTGCTTATCCGATGAAGGATGTTGTTTTCTCTTTTAAATCTCTTGGCCTCTTTTTAAATGGACCCAAAATGGATTCCGAGGGAGCCATTTCTTCAATCGAACGCTTAGCTCAAATGGCTCGTAAAGATGGTGTCTTGGCTCTCGAAAAAGAAATAGACAAACTTGAAGATCCATTGATGAAAAAAGGCATCGAAATGGTGTCCATGAACACCGAAGCTCAAATCATTGAAAATATTCTGCTTTCTGAAATCGATATGATGTACGAAGAAGAAGAAATTGCAGCAAAATTCTGGGAAGATATGGGTGCTTTTGCCCCAACCATTGGAATCCTTGGTGCCGTTCTGGGTCTCATGGTGGTCATGCTTAACCTTGATAACCCACCCGAAATCGGTCCAGGAATTAAAACTGCATTTATTGCGACACTGTATGGGGTTGCACTGGCAAACTTATTTGCTTTGCCTGCTGGAAAAAAAATAAAAAGAATGTGTCACCATAAAAAAGTTTTTAGAGAAATGGTTGCAACAGGAATTATAGGGATCGCCCAAGGCACAGCGCCGAAAGTTCTTGTTGAACGCTTGCATGGAATGGTTCATCACTAA
- a CDS encoding OmpA family protein — MMTLLFALFVVLYAIAVVNTSKVKQVTESMQTAFGIKEEIPKEEGTIPRGPTATEGIFRYIKGNTSREQILQKVIRERAAIISAQARNVEQKLSERLYGTKQFPDSAKKPVDRVIYVARDPEGIRITLLARILFKPGEYTLTPEAYKIIQSVAEVLKGIGRVIRVEGHTDNIPYERNGMSNWELSTLRATSVTKFLINTKLFPVGSVYPAGFAETRPLAENDSAENRALNRRVDLKILYDNPTDYIPPDEQLGNGEKSTKE; from the coding sequence ATGATGACACTTCTGTTTGCTCTTTTCGTGGTTTTATATGCAATTGCCGTGGTCAATACTTCAAAAGTCAAACAAGTCACAGAATCCATGCAAACAGCCTTTGGTATAAAAGAGGAAATCCCCAAGGAAGAGGGAACGATTCCGCGGGGGCCAACAGCTACAGAGGGAATTTTCCGCTACATCAAAGGCAATACAAGTCGAGAACAGATTCTCCAAAAAGTTATTCGAGAAAGAGCAGCAATTATCTCAGCTCAGGCAAGAAATGTTGAGCAAAAATTATCGGAACGTTTATATGGAACAAAACAATTTCCAGACAGTGCTAAAAAACCTGTGGATAGAGTTATTTATGTAGCTCGAGATCCTGAAGGCATACGTATAACGTTGCTGGCAAGAATCCTTTTTAAACCAGGCGAATACACTCTCACACCCGAAGCCTATAAAATAATCCAATCAGTTGCAGAGGTTCTTAAAGGAATAGGCCGAGTTATTAGGGTCGAAGGGCATACCGACAATATTCCCTACGAGCGCAATGGCATGTCAAACTGGGAATTGAGCACCCTTAGAGCAACATCAGTGACTAAGTTTTTAATCAATACTAAACTTTTTCCAGTTGGCAGTGTATATCCAGCAGGTTTCGCAGAAACTCGCCCCTTAGCTGAGAATGATTCAGCGGAAAATCGCGCTCTCAATCGTCGGGTGGATTTAAAGATTTTGTACGATAACCCCACGGACTATATCCCCCCGGATGAGCAACTTGGCAATGGTGAAAAATCTACCAAAGAATAA
- a CDS encoding ATP-binding cassette domain-containing protein, producing the protein MNFIKTLFFTYLSSLLNKKNSNWSNADLPQLDSSFSNENFNKIKENINYKNKFLFIKSLLFSCKKQIIIASILLILRIIFSILPLIALYYFITQITDFKNIFEIVFSAILLTLATFLNGIITSQYFQKVFRIQALAKYFLSNYIFLKIPIFSRLKQTESHIINNTTSDIDNSCSIASNSFEFMHDTCVIIGSLILLFYFLGVTAFLAIFMLCIFIPLVNILILKTSLNDENIQEEKDNRIQELGSLYSQIRNIKSYLLEKIYENKIKNIRRKEIYLQKKNIKYFALTYKFISILQSGICILTFSLYIYLDHDISLPILFTCIGLFKTLESAVFDVYEYTKLYSGAKASFNRLFSLIKNSQEETEVKGNHKINNSSFEINIISTNIKLSFKKGESVAVIGKIASGKSLLLEAIAKLYSEEQKDIPDNKMAFMPQTAWIMNASVKENILLDRSDLSAEKYIQLACLDEDLKKMPEGENTLIGENGVNLSGGQKQRIALARTAALNSEIILLDDPLSALDKETAKKISHKLIFTFWKNKSIIISTHNLDYLHFFDRIILLEKCSVVADGTYAELLNSSTDFRDFIQRISEEENENIILKEDNPQLLDSEQNMNPEIEFIKNPLKSYLKYLKTLFYENKKLKFKLFFCIFSLFLLATFLPKMQNLWLSFWTYKSIKILDFTFVNELSNILNISIYAIVGLFSSICIALLTLIWGYKGIQVSEKFHIKSLNKLLLSPLKYIDHLTTGKVINCFSVDLSVLDAKLPKDFQKFLLVLCEIFFFIFTVLIIKPLFLLLILPIVFLQKIILTKYVNLNRDFNRKIALPKASAINIIREFYQGQNILSTVKKKNWYQTKFQKCLEEELRLEITEFDVDMWHCLMCFLNNALLTLVVTLAGIYFVMNGSLNAAILSLMTTWIMIDVMHLTFNFSHSFSEVEQGLISLERVLEFNKNKSEYSIEISKETNKHFIEFKNVYMQYDKQKEYILKDFSVSINQGETVGIVGKSGSGKSSIMSLLLRFYEHKSGKIFFAGKSLNSYTPMQIRTQIALVLQNPQFFSGSIRFNLDPHNAHKDDALYALLEDLELLKIIQALPKGIDTDMANEALKLSSGQKQIFAFARALLKPAKLLLLDEPSANVDNKSEKIIMKKIEELKGIKTVIIIAHRGEILNTANRVIQI; encoded by the coding sequence ATGAATTTTATAAAAACTTTGTTTTTTACTTATTTATCATCTTTATTGAACAAGAAAAATTCAAACTGGAGCAACGCGGATCTTCCTCAACTTGATAGTTCATTTTCTAACGAAAACTTCAATAAAATTAAAGAAAATATAAACTATAAGAATAAATTTTTATTTATAAAAAGTCTTCTTTTCTCATGCAAAAAACAAATAATTATTGCATCAATTTTATTGATTTTAAGAATTATCTTTTCAATACTGCCACTTATTGCTCTCTACTATTTCATAACACAAATCACAGATTTTAAAAACATATTTGAAATTGTATTCTCTGCCATATTATTAACACTAGCGACCTTCTTAAATGGCATTATAACATCGCAATACTTTCAAAAAGTATTTCGCATTCAAGCTCTCGCAAAATATTTTTTGAGTAATTATATCTTTCTGAAGATTCCTATATTTTCTCGATTGAAACAAACAGAATCACATATCATCAACAACACGACAAGTGACATTGACAATTCATGTTCTATTGCTTCTAACTCATTTGAATTTATGCATGACACCTGCGTTATTATTGGCTCGCTCATTCTACTCTTCTATTTTTTAGGAGTTACAGCATTTCTTGCAATTTTTATGCTCTGCATATTTATCCCTTTGGTAAATATACTCATATTAAAAACGTCTTTGAATGATGAAAATATTCAAGAAGAAAAAGACAATCGCATACAAGAATTAGGCTCTCTTTATAGTCAAATAAGAAATATTAAATCTTATTTGCTTGAGAAAATATATGAAAATAAAATAAAAAATATAAGAAGAAAAGAAATATATTTACAAAAGAAAAATATTAAATATTTTGCCCTTACTTATAAGTTTATCTCAATCCTTCAGAGTGGCATATGCATTCTAACTTTCAGTCTCTACATATATTTAGACCATGATATTTCCCTTCCGATTCTTTTCACTTGTATAGGATTATTTAAAACCCTTGAGTCTGCTGTTTTTGATGTTTATGAGTATACTAAACTCTATTCAGGCGCAAAAGCATCATTTAATCGCCTTTTTTCTCTTATAAAAAACTCACAAGAAGAAACTGAAGTTAAAGGCAACCATAAAATAAACAATTCTTCATTTGAAATAAATATTATATCAACAAATATAAAATTATCCTTTAAAAAAGGTGAAAGTGTTGCTGTTATTGGAAAGATTGCCTCTGGTAAAAGTTTATTATTAGAGGCAATCGCAAAATTGTATAGTGAAGAGCAAAAAGATATTCCCGATAATAAAATGGCTTTTATGCCGCAGACCGCATGGATAATGAATGCTTCCGTTAAAGAAAATATTCTCCTCGATCGCTCAGACTTAAGTGCTGAAAAGTATATCCAGCTTGCTTGTCTTGATGAAGATTTAAAGAAAATGCCTGAAGGTGAAAATACACTTATTGGAGAAAATGGCGTCAATCTATCCGGAGGGCAAAAACAACGGATTGCTCTTGCTCGCACAGCCGCGTTAAACTCTGAAATTATTTTGCTTGACGATCCCCTGTCGGCCTTAGATAAAGAAACAGCAAAAAAAATATCCCATAAGCTTATTTTTACGTTTTGGAAAAATAAAAGCATTATTATCTCTACGCATAATTTAGATTATTTGCACTTTTTCGATCGCATTATTCTCCTTGAAAAATGCTCCGTTGTTGCAGATGGAACATATGCAGAACTCTTAAATTCATCTACTGATTTTCGCGACTTTATTCAAAGAATTTCAGAGGAAGAGAATGAAAATATCATTCTGAAAGAAGATAACCCACAATTGCTAGACTCAGAACAAAACATGAATCCTGAGATTGAATTTATAAAAAACCCTCTTAAATCTTATTTAAAATATTTAAAGACACTCTTTTATGAGAATAAAAAACTTAAATTTAAGCTATTTTTTTGCATTTTTTCACTTTTTTTATTGGCTACTTTCCTGCCAAAAATGCAAAATCTATGGCTCAGTTTTTGGACATATAAGAGTATAAAAATTCTAGATTTTACTTTTGTAAACGAACTATCAAATATTTTAAATATATCTATATACGCTATAGTTGGACTTTTTAGCTCAATCTGTATCGCTCTTCTAACCTTAATTTGGGGTTATAAAGGCATTCAGGTTTCAGAAAAATTTCATATAAAAAGCCTCAATAAATTACTTTTATCACCGCTTAAATATATCGATCATTTGACAACAGGAAAAGTTATAAACTGTTTTTCTGTCGATCTCTCCGTCCTAGACGCTAAATTGCCAAAAGATTTCCAAAAATTTCTTCTGGTTCTCTGCGAAATTTTCTTTTTTATTTTTACAGTCCTCATAATAAAACCTCTTTTTCTACTCCTCATACTTCCAATCGTTTTCTTGCAAAAAATAATTTTGACAAAATACGTAAATTTAAACAGAGATTTTAACCGAAAAATAGCACTGCCAAAAGCTTCTGCAATAAATATCATTCGAGAGTTTTATCAAGGTCAAAATATTTTAAGCACTGTTAAAAAGAAAAATTGGTATCAAACAAAGTTTCAAAAGTGCTTAGAAGAAGAACTTAGATTGGAAATCACAGAGTTTGACGTCGACATGTGGCACTGTCTTATGTGTTTTTTAAATAACGCGCTTTTGACTCTAGTAGTGACGCTGGCAGGAATTTATTTTGTCATGAATGGCAGTCTGAATGCCGCAATATTAAGTCTAATGACTACCTGGATCATGATTGATGTTATGCATCTGACATTTAACTTTTCCCATTCCTTTTCCGAAGTCGAACAAGGTCTTATATCCCTTGAAAGAGTGCTAGAATTCAACAAAAATAAAAGCGAATATTCGATCGAAATATCTAAAGAAACAAATAAACATTTTATAGAATTCAAAAATGTTTATATGCAATATGACAAACAAAAAGAATATATTCTAAAAGATTTTTCTGTGTCAATCAATCAAGGTGAAACAGTTGGGATCGTTGGAAAGTCTGGATCGGGTAAAAGTTCTATCATGTCACTCCTCCTGAGGTTTTATGAGCATAAGTCTGGCAAAATATTTTTTGCTGGAAAAAGTTTAAACTCTTACACTCCTATGCAAATTCGCACACAAATTGCACTTGTTTTACAAAACCCACAGTTTTTTTCTGGGAGTATTCGCTTTAATCTCGATCCACACAATGCCCACAAAGATGATGCATTGTATGCTCTCTTAGAAGACCTAGAACTTCTTAAGATCATCCAAGCACTGCCAAAGGGAATTGATACCGACATGGCAAATGAAGCATTAAAATTAAGTTCAGGGCAAAAACAAATATTTGCTTTTGCTCGCGCACTGCTAAAACCCGCAAAGCTTCTTTTATTGGATGAACCAAGTGCAAATGTCGATAATAAAAGTGAAAAAATAATTATGAAAAAAATTGAAGAATTAAAAGGAATAAAAACAGTCATCATAATTGCGCACAGAGGAGAAATATTGAATACAGCAAACAGAGTGATTCAGATTTAA
- a CDS encoding tetratricopeptide repeat protein: MSFLNMKKYDLLFNLTRYLPLSSLNKKSFLFCSISSSLFLTGCMTSSRQDQLQSSISQLQGQIFQIQEQLSKRDQQITNTTQTAISSQNEVQNLQTQIQLTQGSVDELKARLKRMEETAGSTGNEQNVVTLSNSPEFVALQRHIARIDLVLNTRLNNPKKGKLPEKLKTVQAITKSLKNDLEQNKYKQLIDNSTAILNAHDASDSMQQIAIEYRAEARFKTQDYKNAVLDFTSYIEKFPDAPKNARALLLTGDSYVYLNNNSIAKTYYQECAKVYANMPEGKAATSRLANLMAQTTSSQTKAQ, from the coding sequence ATGTCTTTTCTTAATATGAAGAAATATGATTTACTTTTTAATTTGACGAGGTATTTACCTTTAAGCAGTCTCAATAAAAAGTCATTTTTATTTTGTTCAATATCCTCTAGTTTATTTTTAACTGGGTGTATGACTTCATCACGTCAAGATCAACTGCAATCGTCTATTAGCCAATTGCAAGGACAAATTTTTCAAATTCAAGAACAACTCAGTAAACGTGACCAGCAGATTACCAATACAACCCAGACAGCTATTTCATCACAAAATGAAGTTCAGAATTTGCAGACTCAAATACAACTCACTCAAGGAAGTGTCGACGAACTCAAAGCTCGTTTAAAAAGAATGGAAGAAACCGCGGGCAGCACCGGCAATGAACAAAATGTTGTTACATTAAGTAATAGTCCTGAATTTGTAGCATTACAAAGACATATAGCACGCATCGATCTTGTTCTCAATACGAGACTCAATAATCCCAAAAAAGGTAAATTACCAGAAAAACTGAAAACCGTTCAAGCAATCACTAAAAGTTTAAAGAATGATCTTGAACAAAACAAATACAAACAACTTATTGACAATTCTACTGCAATATTAAATGCACACGATGCTTCAGACTCTATGCAACAAATTGCTATCGAATACAGAGCAGAAGCTCGTTTTAAAACACAAGATTATAAAAATGCTGTTCTTGATTTTACATCTTATATTGAAAAATTTCCTGATGCTCCGAAAAATGCAAGAGCACTCTTATTAACAGGGGATAGTTATGTTTACTTAAACAATAACTCAATTGCTAAAACTTATTATCAAGAATGCGCAAAAGTTTATGCTAATATGCCTGAAGGAAAAGCTGCTACAAGTCGCTTAGCTAATCTTATGGCACAAACCACTTCATCTCAAACAAAAGCTCAATAA